From Pseudomonas sp. stari2, a single genomic window includes:
- a CDS encoding sigma-54-dependent Fis family transcriptional regulator — protein MHDNHLSRHAQQVLTVTQGKPHLHGPGADPSIARSWLRCLEDYHLDPALTMAPTVLEHGRVLESRERLQQVLQIAGNEMTSLHQQLSGAGHAVLLTDARGVILNCVTAPSERRIFERAGLWLGSDWSEACEGTNGIGTCLVERQALTIHQDEHFRGRHTGLTCSASPVFDPHGELLAVLDVSSARPDVSRQSQFHTMALVNLSAKMIESCYFLRCFDNQWLLRFHLQAESVGLFSEGLLAFDGEGRISAVNQSALNLLGHIRGGLLGKPVEVFFDCSLDELLGRASAHASASWPLRTRDGRHLFAVLRGEARKPSPVLPKPAAPEAPRLAGICLGDAGLQTDFRKALRVFERDVPLLVNGETGSGKEAFAKAVHNASQRAGKAFVALNCAAIPESLIESELFGYRGGSFTGARKDGMRGKLQQADGGTLFLDEIGDMPLTLQTRLLRVLEDRQVVPIGGEPEAVNVRIISATHRNLLERVGDGSFREDLYYRLNGLEVALPPLRERSDKSELLDFLLAEEAGGETILIEEPARRALLGFNWPGNVRQMRNVLRTLAALCDEGRIGLDDLPAMFRQIQPLLVKVDEASPGQPLEDAERLALLNALEHTRWHMTHTAEQLGVSRNTLYRKLRKHGIARSA, from the coding sequence ATGCACGACAACCATTTGAGTCGCCATGCCCAACAGGTTCTCACCGTCACCCAGGGCAAGCCGCACCTGCATGGCCCCGGTGCCGACCCGTCGATCGCCCGCTCGTGGCTGCGTTGTCTTGAGGACTATCACCTCGACCCGGCCCTGACCATGGCGCCGACCGTGCTCGAACACGGTCGTGTCCTCGAAAGCCGCGAACGGCTGCAACAAGTGTTGCAGATCGCCGGCAATGAAATGACCAGCCTGCATCAACAACTCTCCGGCGCCGGCCACGCGGTGCTGCTGACCGACGCGCGCGGGGTGATCCTCAACTGTGTCACTGCCCCTTCCGAGCGCAGGATCTTCGAACGGGCCGGCCTGTGGCTGGGCTCCGACTGGAGCGAAGCCTGCGAAGGCACCAACGGCATCGGCACCTGCCTGGTGGAGCGCCAGGCCCTGACCATTCATCAGGACGAGCATTTCCGTGGTCGCCACACTGGGCTGACCTGCTCGGCGAGCCCGGTGTTCGACCCCCACGGCGAGTTGCTGGCGGTGCTCGACGTGTCCTCGGCGCGGCCGGACGTTTCACGGCAGAGCCAGTTCCACACCATGGCGCTGGTCAATCTGTCGGCGAAGATGATCGAGAGCTGTTACTTCCTGCGCTGTTTCGATAATCAATGGTTGCTGCGTTTCCATCTCCAGGCCGAATCCGTCGGGCTTTTCAGTGAAGGGCTGCTCGCGTTCGACGGGGAAGGGCGGATCAGTGCGGTCAACCAGAGCGCATTGAACCTGCTCGGCCATATTCGTGGTGGTTTGCTTGGCAAACCGGTAGAGGTGTTTTTCGATTGTTCGCTGGATGAATTGCTCGGGCGCGCCAGTGCTCATGCCAGCGCAAGCTGGCCGCTGCGTACCCGCGATGGTCGGCATCTGTTTGCGGTGTTGCGCGGAGAAGCGCGCAAGCCGTCTCCCGTCCTGCCGAAACCGGCAGCTCCCGAGGCGCCGCGCCTTGCCGGCATTTGCCTGGGCGATGCAGGGCTGCAGACGGATTTTCGCAAGGCCCTGCGGGTGTTCGAGCGCGACGTTCCGCTGCTGGTCAACGGCGAAACCGGCTCCGGCAAGGAAGCATTCGCCAAGGCTGTGCACAACGCCAGTCAGCGCGCCGGCAAAGCCTTCGTCGCGCTCAACTGCGCGGCGATTCCCGAAAGCCTGATCGAGAGCGAACTGTTCGGCTATCGCGGCGGCAGCTTTACCGGCGCGCGCAAGGACGGCATGCGTGGCAAGTTGCAGCAGGCCGACGGTGGCACGCTGTTTCTCGACGAAATCGGCGATATGCCGCTGACCTTGCAGACCCGTCTGCTGCGAGTGCTGGAAGACCGGCAAGTGGTACCGATCGGTGGCGAGCCGGAAGCGGTCAACGTGCGGATCATCAGCGCCACGCACCGCAATCTGCTGGAGCGGGTTGGCGACGGCAGTTTCCGTGAAGACCTCTACTATCGGCTCAACGGGCTGGAAGTGGCGCTGCCGCCATTGCGCGAGCGCAGTGACAAATCCGAATTGCTGGATTTTTTGCTGGCCGAAGAGGCGGGTGGAGAAACGATCCTGATCGAAGAGCCGGCGCGCCGGGCGTTGCTCGGGTTCAACTGGCCAGGCAATGTGCGGCAGATGCGCAACGTGCTGCGCACGCTGGCGGCGTTGTGCGATGAGGGGCGGATCGGGCTGGATGATCTACCTGCGATGTTCCGGCAGATACAACCGCTGTTGGTCAAAGTCGATGAGGCATCGCCCGGACAGCCGCTGGAGGATGCCGAGCGGCTGGCGTTGCTCAATGCGCTGGAGCACACGCGCTGGCACATGACCCATACGGCCGAGCAGCTTGGTGTCAGTCGCAACACCCTTTATAGAAAGCTGCGCAAACACGGGATCGCCCGCAGCGCCTGA
- a CDS encoding aldehyde dehydrogenase family protein, which translates to MRYAHPGTEGAKVSFKSKYGNYIGGEFVAPVKGQYFTNTSPVNGQPIAEFPRSTAEDIDKALDAAHAAADAWGSTSAQARSLILLKIADRIEQNLETLAITETWDNGKAIRETLNADIPLAADHFRYFAGCLRAQEGSAAEIDGNTVAYHIHEPLGVVGQIIPWNFPILMAAWKLAPALAAGNCVVLKPAEQTPLGISVLLELIGDLLPPGVLNVVQGFGKEAGEALATSKRIAKIAFTGSTPVGSHIMKCAAENIIPSTVELGGKSPNIFFEDIMQAEPSFIEKAAEGLVLAFFNQGEVCTCPSRALVQESIYPQFMEAVMKKVSQIKRGDPLDTDTMVGAQASEQQFDKILSYLEIAKGEGAELLTGGKVEKLEGNLASGYYIQPTLLKGTNKMRVFQEEIFGPVVSITTFKDEAEALAIANDTEFGLGAGLWTRDINRAYRMGRAIKAGRVWTNCYHLYPAHAAFGGYKKSGVGRETHKMMLDHYQQTKNLLVSYDINPLGFF; encoded by the coding sequence ATGCGTTACGCTCACCCCGGTACTGAAGGCGCCAAAGTCTCGTTCAAGAGCAAGTACGGTAACTACATCGGCGGCGAGTTCGTCGCGCCAGTCAAAGGTCAGTACTTCACCAATACCTCGCCGGTCAATGGCCAGCCGATTGCCGAATTCCCACGCTCCACTGCCGAAGACATCGACAAGGCACTGGACGCTGCTCATGCCGCTGCCGATGCATGGGGCTCGACCTCCGCCCAGGCCCGTTCGCTGATCCTGCTGAAAATCGCCGACCGTATCGAACAGAACCTCGAAACCCTGGCAATCACCGAAACCTGGGACAACGGCAAAGCCATCCGCGAAACCCTCAACGCCGACATCCCGCTGGCCGCCGACCACTTCCGCTATTTCGCCGGGTGCCTGCGCGCCCAGGAAGGCAGCGCCGCCGAGATCGACGGCAACACCGTGGCCTATCACATCCATGAACCGCTGGGCGTGGTCGGCCAGATCATCCCGTGGAACTTCCCGATCCTGATGGCCGCGTGGAAACTCGCCCCGGCCCTGGCTGCCGGCAACTGCGTGGTGCTCAAACCTGCCGAACAAACCCCGCTGGGCATCAGCGTGCTGCTGGAACTGATCGGTGACCTGCTGCCACCGGGCGTACTCAATGTGGTGCAAGGGTTCGGCAAAGAAGCCGGCGAAGCCCTGGCCACCAGCAAACGCATCGCCAAGATCGCCTTCACCGGCTCGACCCCGGTCGGCTCGCACATCATGAAATGCGCCGCCGAGAACATCATCCCGTCCACCGTTGAGCTGGGCGGCAAGTCGCCGAACATCTTCTTCGAAGACATCATGCAGGCCGAGCCAAGCTTCATTGAAAAAGCTGCTGAAGGCCTGGTGCTGGCGTTCTTCAACCAGGGCGAAGTCTGCACCTGCCCTTCCCGCGCGCTGGTACAGGAGTCGATCTATCCGCAGTTCATGGAAGCGGTGATGAAGAAAGTCAGCCAGATCAAACGCGGCGACCCGCTCGACACCGACACCATGGTCGGCGCCCAGGCGTCCGAGCAGCAATTCGACAAGATCCTGTCGTACCTGGAAATCGCCAAGGGCGAAGGTGCCGAACTGCTGACCGGCGGCAAGGTGGAAAAACTCGAAGGCAACCTGGCCTCCGGTTATTACATCCAGCCGACCCTGCTCAAGGGCACCAACAAGATGCGGGTGTTCCAGGAAGAAATCTTCGGGCCGGTGGTGAGCATCACCACTTTCAAGGACGAGGCCGAAGCCCTGGCGATTGCCAACGACACCGAGTTCGGCCTCGGCGCCGGCCTCTGGACCCGCGACATCAACCGCGCCTATCGCATGGGCCGCGCCATCAAGGCCGGTCGTGTGTGGACCAACTGCTACCACCTGTACCCGGCGCATGCCGCGTTCGGCGGGTACAAGAAATCCGGCGTCGGCCGTGAAACCCACAAAATGATGCTCGACCACTACCAGCAGACCAAAAACCTGCTGGTGAGCTACGACATCAACCCGCTGGGCTTCTTCTAA
- a CDS encoding MaoC family dehydratase, with protein sequence MPYVPVAELKDYVGKELGRSEWLTIDQERINLFAEATGDYQFIHVDPVKAAQTPFGSTIAHGFLSLSLIPKLMEDILILPQGVKMVVNYGLDSVRFIQPVKVNSKVRLKVDLGEVTEKKPGQWLLKATATLEIEGSDKPAYIAEPLSLCFV encoded by the coding sequence ATGCCCTATGTTCCAGTTGCAGAGCTCAAAGATTATGTCGGCAAGGAACTCGGACGTTCCGAATGGCTCACCATCGATCAGGAGCGCATCAACCTGTTCGCCGAAGCCACCGGGGATTATCAGTTCATCCATGTCGACCCGGTCAAAGCCGCGCAAACGCCATTTGGCAGCACCATTGCACACGGTTTCCTGTCGTTGTCGCTGATACCAAAACTGATGGAAGACATCCTGATCCTGCCGCAAGGCGTGAAGATGGTGGTCAACTACGGACTGGACAGCGTGCGTTTCATTCAGCCGGTCAAGGTCAACTCCAAGGTCCGGCTCAAGGTCGATCTCGGTGAAGTGACCGAGAAAAAACCTGGCCAGTGGCTGCTCAAAGCCACCGCCACCCTGGAGATCGAAGGCTCGGACAAACCGGCCTACATCGCCGAACCGCTGTCGCTCTGCTTCGTTTGA
- the ubiX gene encoding flavin prenyltransferase UbiX: MNTRFQDGGPERITLAMTGASGAQYGLRLLDCLVREDREVHFLISKAAQLVMATETDVSLPAKPQMMQAFLTEYTGATAGQIRVYGKEDWMSPVASGSGAPAAMVVVPCSTGTLSAIATGACNNLIERAADVTLKERRQLILVPREAPYSSIHLEHMLKLSNMGVTILPASPGFYHQPQTIDDLIDFVVARILNLLGIPQDMLPRWGEHHLSSDE, encoded by the coding sequence ATGAACACTCGCTTTCAGGACGGCGGCCCGGAACGCATCACGCTGGCGATGACCGGGGCGTCCGGCGCCCAGTACGGCTTGCGCCTGCTGGATTGCCTGGTGCGCGAGGATCGCGAGGTGCATTTCCTGATCTCCAAGGCCGCGCAATTGGTGATGGCCACCGAGACGGACGTGTCGCTGCCGGCCAAGCCGCAAATGATGCAGGCGTTCCTCACCGAATACACCGGCGCGACTGCCGGGCAGATCCGCGTGTATGGCAAGGAAGACTGGATGTCGCCGGTGGCCTCGGGTTCCGGTGCCCCGGCCGCCATGGTGGTGGTGCCATGTTCGACCGGCACCTTGTCGGCCATCGCCACCGGCGCCTGCAACAACCTGATCGAGCGGGCGGCAGACGTGACCTTGAAGGAGCGTCGCCAGTTGATTCTGGTGCCGCGCGAAGCGCCGTATTCGAGCATTCACCTGGAGCACATGCTCAAGCTGTCGAACATGGGTGTAACCATCCTGCCAGCCTCGCCGGGCTTCTATCACCAGCCGCAGACCATCGATGACCTGATCGATTTCGTGGTGGCGCGGATTCTCAATCTGCTGGGCATTCCCCAGGACATGCTGCCGCGCTGGGGTGAGCACCATCTGAGCAGCGATGAATAA
- a CDS encoding LrgB family protein: MLFDWHGAWASVIHHPLFGIGITLGAYQLVLAAFEKTRWIFLQPVLVSMLLVIGVLVGCGLTYVEYRKSTEILSILLGPATVALAVPLYLNLRRIRQLFWPIFTTLVIGGVVATGMGVALGWWFGADHMILMTMAPKSVTSPIAMLVAEQIGGVAALAAVFVLITGVIGAIFGPALLNRLGVHSPEARGMALGMTAHAVGTSVALQESDECGAFAALAMSLMGVATAVFLPLALSMVV; the protein is encoded by the coding sequence ATGCTGTTCGACTGGCACGGCGCCTGGGCGTCGGTGATTCACCATCCGCTGTTCGGCATCGGCATCACCCTGGGCGCCTATCAACTGGTGCTGGCGGCCTTCGAGAAAACCCGCTGGATCTTCCTGCAACCGGTGCTGGTCTCCATGCTGCTGGTGATCGGCGTGCTGGTGGGGTGCGGCCTGACTTACGTCGAGTACCGCAAGAGCACTGAGATCCTCAGCATTCTGCTGGGCCCGGCGACCGTGGCACTGGCCGTGCCGCTGTATCTGAATCTGCGGCGCATCCGCCAGTTGTTCTGGCCGATTTTTACTACGCTGGTGATAGGCGGGGTGGTCGCCACGGGCATGGGCGTGGCGCTGGGCTGGTGGTTCGGTGCCGATCACATGATCCTGATGACCATGGCACCGAAGTCAGTGACCTCGCCGATCGCCATGCTGGTGGCCGAGCAGATCGGTGGCGTCGCGGCGCTGGCGGCGGTGTTCGTGTTGATCACCGGGGTAATCGGTGCGATCTTCGGCCCGGCGCTGCTGAACCGTCTGGGTGTGCACAGCCCGGAGGCGCGGGGCATGGCGCTGGGCATGACGGCGCATGCGGTCGGCACGTCGGTGGCGTTGCAGGAAAGCGATGAGTGCGGTGCCTTCGCGGCACTGGCGATGAGTCTGATGGGCGTGGCCACGGCGGTGTTCCTGCCGTTGGCGTTGTCGATGGTGGTGTAA
- a CDS encoding CidA/LrgA family protein: MLLRGLTMLVLFQLLGTALNHLLLPVLPGPIIGLLLLLAFLIVRGEVGEPLNLAAGSLLRYLPLLLVPPAVGVMVYATAIAADFWAIVGALVVSLILSMAFAGVLMQRLVKRHAPHSEES, from the coding sequence ATGTTGCTACGCGGCCTGACCATGCTGGTGCTGTTTCAATTGCTCGGCACGGCCCTCAATCATTTGCTGTTGCCGGTGCTGCCGGGGCCGATCATCGGCCTGCTGCTGTTGCTGGCGTTCCTGATCGTGCGCGGTGAAGTCGGCGAGCCGCTGAACCTGGCTGCCGGCAGTCTGTTGCGTTATCTGCCTTTGCTGCTGGTGCCGCCGGCGGTGGGCGTGATGGTTTACGCCACGGCGATTGCCGCGGATTTCTGGGCCATTGTCGGTGCGCTGGTGGTCTCGCTGATTCTGTCCATGGCCTTCGCCGGCGTGCTGATGCAGCGGCTGGTCAAGCGTCATGCGCCGCATTCGGAGGAATCCTGA
- the mpl gene encoding UDP-N-acetylmuramate:L-alanyl-gamma-D-glutamyl-meso-diaminopimelate ligase has product MHIHILGICGTFMGSMAVLAKELGHHVTGSDANVYPPMSTQLEAQGIQLTQGYDPAQLDPAPDLVVIGNAMSRGNPAVEYVLNKGLPYVSGPQWLADHVLQGRWVLAVAGTHGKTTTSSMLAWVLEHAGMSPGFLIGGVPQNFSVSARLGGTPFFVIEADEYDSAFFDKRSKFVHYRPRTAILNNLEFDHADIFPDLPAIERQFHHLVRTIPSEGLVIHPTTEPALQRVIEMGCWTPVQTTGAGGQWQVKLLKDDGSAFEVMFEGVSQGVVEWELTGQHNVANALATLAAARHVGVVPSMGIAGLSAFKSVKRRMEKVAEVRGITIYDDFAHHPTAIATTLDGLRKRIGDAPLIAIIEPRSNSMKLGAHRDGLPDSVVDADQVIWYAPANLGWDLAGTAALCTVPSIVSDSLEGIIERVKSQAQPGTHVVIMSNGGFGGLHGKLAEALK; this is encoded by the coding sequence ATGCACATTCATATTCTGGGTATCTGCGGGACTTTCATGGGCTCGATGGCGGTTCTGGCCAAAGAGCTGGGCCATCACGTGACCGGCTCCGATGCCAACGTCTATCCGCCGATGAGCACTCAGCTCGAAGCCCAGGGCATTCAGCTGACCCAGGGGTACGACCCGGCGCAGCTCGATCCGGCACCGGATCTGGTCGTGATCGGCAACGCCATGTCTCGCGGCAATCCGGCAGTCGAATATGTGCTGAACAAAGGCCTGCCATATGTTTCCGGTCCGCAGTGGCTGGCTGACCACGTGCTGCAAGGTCGTTGGGTGCTGGCGGTTGCCGGTACACACGGCAAGACCACTACCAGCAGCATGCTCGCCTGGGTGCTGGAACATGCCGGCATGAGCCCGGGCTTCCTGATCGGCGGTGTGCCGCAGAATTTCTCGGTGTCGGCGCGTCTGGGTGGCACGCCGTTCTTCGTGATCGAGGCCGACGAATACGACAGCGCGTTCTTCGACAAGCGTTCGAAGTTCGTCCACTACCGCCCGCGCACCGCGATCCTCAACAACCTTGAGTTCGATCACGCCGATATCTTCCCTGATCTGCCGGCCATCGAGCGGCAATTCCACCACCTGGTGCGCACAATCCCGAGCGAAGGTCTGGTGATCCATCCGACCACCGAACCGGCCTTGCAGCGCGTGATCGAGATGGGTTGCTGGACCCCGGTGCAAACCACCGGGGCCGGCGGTCAGTGGCAGGTCAAGTTGTTGAAAGACGACGGCTCGGCATTCGAGGTGATGTTCGAAGGCGTATCCCAAGGCGTGGTCGAGTGGGAACTGACCGGTCAGCACAACGTCGCCAATGCCCTGGCCACTCTGGCCGCCGCGCGTCACGTCGGTGTTGTACCGTCGATGGGCATCGCCGGGTTGAGCGCGTTCAAGAGCGTGAAGCGCCGGATGGAAAAAGTCGCGGAAGTGCGCGGCATCACCATCTACGACGACTTCGCCCACCACCCGACCGCGATTGCCACCACCCTCGACGGCCTGCGCAAGCGCATTGGCGATGCGCCGCTGATCGCGATCATCGAGCCGCGCTCCAACTCGATGAAGCTCGGCGCCCACCGTGACGGTCTGCCGGACAGCGTGGTCGATGCCGATCAGGTGATCTGGTACGCCCCGGCCAACCTCGGTTGGGATCTGGCAGGCACCGCCGCGCTGTGCACCGTGCCGTCGATCGTCAGCGATTCGCTGGAAGGCATCATCGAACGTGTGAAGAGCCAGGCCCAGCCCGGCACCCACGTGGTGATCATGAGCAACGGCGGCTTCGGCGGCCTGCACGGCAAACTCGCCGAGGCGCTGAAATGA
- a CDS encoding YceK/YidQ family lipoprotein produces the protein MNKLLAILLIVQLTGCATARTLDAAKPGAPVVYAGTRLDLYAMNGGCCAMDRFGAEAPSYPGVDLPASALLDTLLLPLSVLTVLGVGFQATGGL, from the coding sequence ATGAATAAGCTGCTGGCGATCCTGCTGATAGTGCAACTGACCGGCTGCGCCACCGCACGCACGCTGGATGCCGCCAAACCCGGTGCGCCAGTGGTGTATGCCGGCACGAGGCTGGATCTGTACGCCATGAACGGTGGCTGTTGCGCGATGGACCGGTTCGGCGCCGAGGCGCCGAGCTATCCCGGCGTGGATCTGCCGGCCAGTGCGTTGCTCGATACCCTGTTGTTGCCGCTGTCGGTGCTGACGGTACTGGGCGTCGGGTTTCAGGCGACCGGGGGGTTATGA
- a CDS encoding C13 family peptidase: MRSLAALAPLALTLMLTACGDGESLLPPDARLPDGGRYRGELVNGLLQGQGRVDYPNGSWYAGEFDKGQWHGQGEWHGSNGEVYRGNFQQGLFDGQGTLTTHGGSYTGGFKLGRREGEGTLKENAMTYRGEFKADQYSGLGRLELEDGSSYQGQFAHGKPNGEGQRGDASGNQFTGHFINGQLEGNGTFNSADGDIYVGGFKNNQLHGKGRYENADGDVWLGQFKEGALTGKGELIGADGSHYIGYFNDWRFSGQGRLNLSDGSFYIGGFDNDSYTGRGTLVLTDGTVLSGTWINGQRVRDANGKLLPDTLELGLLAQGRLLDEALANVPASTPAVELYTLTLGGDGKQSVFLRESDYVANMLASRFGAFGQIRLVNHRDHLGDRPMATRENLRRAALTLAERTGPEDLVFIYLTSHGTAEHELVLDQPRMELADLPADELAAVLAPLKNRDKIIVISSCYSGGFIPALKDERTLIMTASRADRVSFGCSEEANFTYFGDALFAQALNQTDDLEQAFKLAKATVAERELADNFEASEPQIWAPKTVLAHWQLLRKQQARKALQSAALNDGAIKSN; this comes from the coding sequence ATGCGCTCACTTGCTGCTCTTGCACCGCTTGCCTTGACCCTGATGCTCACCGCTTGCGGCGACGGCGAATCGCTGTTGCCCCCGGATGCGCGCCTGCCCGATGGCGGACGCTATCGCGGCGAGCTGGTCAACGGTCTGCTGCAAGGCCAGGGCCGGGTCGACTACCCGAACGGCAGCTGGTACGCAGGCGAGTTCGACAAGGGCCAGTGGCACGGTCAGGGCGAATGGCACGGCAGCAACGGCGAGGTCTATCGCGGGAATTTCCAGCAAGGCCTGTTCGACGGCCAGGGCACATTGACCACCCACGGCGGCAGCTACACCGGCGGTTTCAAGCTCGGCCGACGCGAAGGCGAAGGCACCCTCAAAGAAAACGCGATGACCTATCGCGGCGAATTCAAGGCCGACCAGTATTCCGGGCTCGGCCGTCTGGAGCTGGAAGACGGCAGCTCCTATCAGGGCCAGTTCGCCCACGGTAAACCCAACGGTGAAGGCCAGCGCGGCGATGCCAGCGGCAATCAGTTCACCGGCCATTTCATCAATGGACAGCTCGAAGGCAACGGCACCTTCAACAGCGCCGACGGCGACATCTATGTCGGCGGTTTCAAGAACAATCAGCTACATGGCAAGGGCCGCTACGAAAACGCTGACGGCGACGTCTGGCTCGGCCAGTTCAAGGAAGGCGCACTGACCGGCAAAGGCGAACTGATCGGTGCCGACGGCAGCCATTACATCGGTTACTTCAACGACTGGCGTTTCAGTGGCCAGGGCCGCTTGAACCTGTCCGACGGCAGTTTCTATATCGGCGGGTTCGACAACGACAGCTACACGGGCCGGGGCACGCTGGTGCTGACCGACGGCACCGTGCTCAGCGGCACCTGGATCAACGGTCAGCGCGTGCGCGACGCCAACGGGAAATTGCTGCCGGACACACTCGAACTCGGCCTGCTGGCCCAGGGCCGTCTGCTCGACGAGGCGCTGGCCAATGTACCGGCCTCGACCCCGGCGGTGGAACTGTACACCCTGACCCTCGGCGGCGATGGCAAGCAAAGCGTGTTCCTGCGCGAATCCGATTACGTGGCCAACATGCTCGCCAGCCGTTTCGGTGCCTTTGGCCAGATCCGTCTGGTCAATCACCGCGACCATCTCGGCGACCGGCCGATGGCCACCCGCGAAAACCTGCGCCGCGCCGCCCTGACCCTGGCCGAACGCACTGGCCCGGAAGACCTGGTGTTCATCTATCTGACCAGCCACGGCACCGCCGAACACGAACTGGTGCTCGACCAGCCACGCATGGAACTGGCCGACCTGCCCGCCGACGAACTAGCCGCCGTGCTCGCACCACTGAAGAACCGCGACAAGATCATTGTCATCTCCTCGTGCTATTCCGGTGGTTTCATTCCGGCGCTGAAGGACGAACGCACGCTGATCATGACCGCTTCACGCGCCGACCGCGTTTCGTTCGGCTGCTCCGAAGAAGCCAACTTCACCTACTTCGGCGATGCCTTGTTTGCCCAGGCGCTGAACCAGACCGATGATCTGGAACAAGCCTTCAAACTGGCCAAGGCCACCGTCGCCGAACGCGAACTGGCGGACAACTTCGAAGCCTCCGAGCCGCAGATATGGGCACCGAAAACCGTGCTCGCGCACTGGCAACTGCTGCGCAAACAACAGGCGAGAAAAGCGTTGCAAAGTGCTGCATTGAACGACGGAGCGATAAAGAGCAACTAA
- a CDS encoding oxidoreductase — protein MYLTPQHVLLAGATGLTGEHLLDRLLNEPTITRVLAPSRRPLAEHPHLENPVGDPQTFLPQLAGRVDIAYCCLGTTIKQAGSEEAFRAVDLDMVVAFAKRAREMGARHLIVISALGADRRSSIFYNRVKGEMEHALRAQDWPQLTICRPSLLLGDRSEPRLGEQLAAPFSKLIPGKYRGIEACQLARAMWRLALEEQDGVRIVESDELRKLGK, from the coding sequence ATGTACTTGACGCCTCAGCATGTCTTGCTTGCCGGAGCCACCGGGCTGACCGGTGAACATCTGCTCGACCGTTTGCTCAACGAGCCGACGATCACCCGTGTCCTGGCCCCTTCACGCCGGCCACTGGCCGAACATCCACATCTGGAAAACCCGGTCGGCGATCCACAGACGTTCCTGCCGCAACTGGCCGGCCGGGTCGACATTGCCTACTGCTGCCTCGGCACCACCATCAAACAGGCCGGCTCCGAAGAGGCGTTTCGCGCCGTGGATCTGGACATGGTGGTGGCTTTCGCCAAGCGCGCCCGGGAAATGGGCGCACGGCACCTGATCGTGATCAGTGCCCTGGGGGCCGACCGCCGATCCTCGATTTTCTACAACCGGGTCAAAGGCGAGATGGAACATGCATTGCGCGCGCAGGACTGGCCGCAGCTCACCATTTGCCGGCCTTCGCTGCTGCTGGGTGACCGCAGCGAGCCTCGCCTGGGCGAACAGCTTGCCGCACCGTTCTCGAAACTGATTCCCGGCAAGTACCGGGGCATCGAAGCCTGCCAGCTCGCCCGGGCCATGTGGCGCCTGGCATTGGAGGAACAGGACGGGGTGCGGATCGTCGAGTCGGACGAGTTGAGAAAACTCGGCAAGTGA
- a CDS encoding LON peptidase substrate-binding domain-containing protein: MSLPLFPLNTVLFPGCNLDLQIFEARYLDMIGRCMKQGGGFGVVCILEGSEVGVAPEGFAMVGCEARITDFQQQDNGLLGIRVQGGRRFIVQHTDVQRDQLIVAEVEWLDDEPEQPLQDEDADLVALLKALAEHPMVEALNMGIEAAGQQSLANQLAYLLPFAEEDKIDLLQLDDPQQRLDAIQALLDELQGELFA; the protein is encoded by the coding sequence ATGAGTCTGCCGCTTTTTCCGCTGAACACGGTACTGTTTCCCGGTTGCAATCTGGATTTGCAGATCTTCGAAGCGCGCTATCTGGACATGATCGGCCGCTGCATGAAACAGGGCGGCGGATTCGGTGTGGTGTGCATCCTTGAAGGCAGCGAAGTCGGCGTCGCGCCGGAAGGATTCGCCATGGTCGGCTGCGAAGCGCGGATCACCGATTTCCAGCAGCAGGACAACGGATTGCTGGGCATCCGCGTGCAGGGCGGGCGCCGCTTCATCGTGCAACACACCGACGTGCAGCGCGATCAACTGATCGTCGCCGAGGTCGAGTGGCTGGACGACGAACCTGAACAACCGTTGCAGGATGAAGACGCCGATCTGGTGGCGTTGCTCAAGGCCCTCGCCGAACACCCGATGGTCGAGGCGCTGAACATGGGCATCGAGGCGGCGGGCCAGCAGTCATTGGCTAATCAGTTGGCCTATCTGCTGCCGTTCGCCGAGGAAGACAAGATCGACCTGCTGCAACTCGATGATCCGCAGCAGCGACTGGACGCGATCCAGGCGCTGCTTGATGAATTGCAGGGCGAGTTGTTCGCTTAG